In one window of Pseudomonas sp. IAC-BECa141 DNA:
- the ptsP gene encoding phosphoenolpyruvate--protein phosphotransferase, with protein sequence MHNNNKELTLSAPLSGPVLTLAKVPDAVFASGAMGDGIAIDPLNDTLYSPCAGVVIHVARTGHALTVRADNGAELLLHLGLDTVELQGEGFSMLVKEGARVSSGQPLLRYDLDKVGRQCKSLVSLLILTNSQDFQARPITLKTVKVGEPLLHIVARRSVAANIEEPGGPVVHGHVRIAHRGGLHARPAALIRQTAQGFKSQSQLHFAGKSAPCNSLIGLMGLAIGEQDEVQVSCQGPDAQAALQALLTALATALPEDHHAAAPVASAPRNRPAEAGVLHGVCAAPGLVGGSLFRLNAISLPADSGNHQPEQQLQILDTALNQVRSEINSTLAQAKKQRNADEEAIFAAHLALLEDPALLDAAQQSIETGTAATHAWSQSIDAQCEVLQNTGSPLLAERANDLRDLRQRVLRALLGEAWHYDVPAGAIVAAHELTPSDLLQLSAQGVAGLCMAEGGATSHVAILARGKGLPCMVALGSALLDQAQGQSVVLDADGGRLELTPNAERLAEVQQAQIDRQQRRNAQQAKAHLPAETRNGVAIEVVANVASSHEAADAFANGADGVGLLRTEFLFVDRHTAPDVEEQRAAYQAVIDAMGDKSVIIRTIDVGGDKQLDYLPLPVEANPVLGLRGIRLAQARPEILDQQLRALLQVSPLQRCRILLPMVTEVDELLHIRQRVDALCLELGINQRPEIGVMIEVPAAALQAEQLAEHADFLSIGTNDLSQYTLAMDRDHAGLAARVDALHPALLRLIAMTCDGAALHKRWVGVCGALASDPLATPVLIGLGVTELSVSPVQIGEIKDRVRQLHEAECQRLARDLLKLSSAAAVRHACHQHWPLR encoded by the coding sequence ATGCACAACAACAATAAAGAGCTGACTTTAAGCGCCCCGCTCAGCGGCCCGGTGCTCACGCTCGCCAAAGTCCCGGACGCGGTGTTCGCCAGCGGCGCGATGGGCGACGGCATTGCCATCGATCCGCTGAACGATACCTTGTATTCGCCCTGCGCCGGCGTGGTGATCCACGTCGCCCGCACCGGCCACGCACTGACCGTGCGCGCTGACAACGGCGCCGAGCTGTTGTTGCACCTCGGCCTGGACACGGTGGAGTTGCAGGGCGAAGGGTTCTCGATGCTGGTCAAGGAAGGCGCGCGGGTCAGCAGTGGCCAGCCGTTGTTGCGCTATGACCTGGACAAGGTCGGCCGCCAGTGCAAAAGCCTGGTCAGCCTGTTGATCCTGACCAACAGCCAGGATTTCCAGGCGCGCCCCATTACGCTGAAAACGGTGAAGGTCGGTGAACCTCTGCTGCACATCGTCGCTCGTCGCAGCGTTGCGGCGAACATCGAAGAACCTGGCGGTCCGGTAGTTCACGGTCACGTGCGGATCGCCCATCGCGGTGGTCTGCATGCACGCCCGGCGGCGTTGATCCGCCAGACAGCGCAAGGTTTCAAGAGCCAGTCGCAGCTGCATTTCGCCGGCAAATCGGCGCCGTGCAACAGCCTCATCGGTTTGATGGGCCTGGCGATTGGCGAGCAGGACGAAGTGCAGGTCAGTTGCCAGGGCCCCGACGCACAGGCGGCGTTGCAAGCCTTGCTTACCGCATTGGCCACCGCCCTGCCCGAAGATCATCATGCCGCCGCGCCGGTTGCCTCCGCCCCACGTAATCGTCCGGCCGAGGCTGGCGTGTTGCACGGTGTTTGCGCCGCACCGGGCCTGGTCGGCGGGTCGCTGTTTCGCTTGAACGCAATCAGCCTGCCAGCCGACAGTGGCAATCATCAGCCCGAGCAACAGTTGCAGATTCTCGACACCGCGCTGAATCAGGTTCGCAGCGAAATCAACAGCACCCTCGCCCAGGCGAAAAAACAGCGTAATGCCGACGAAGAAGCGATTTTCGCCGCGCACCTGGCCTTGCTGGAAGACCCGGCCCTGCTCGACGCTGCCCAGCAATCAATTGAAACCGGCACGGCGGCGACCCACGCCTGGAGCCAATCCATCGATGCGCAATGCGAGGTACTGCAAAACACCGGCAGCCCGCTGCTGGCCGAGCGCGCCAACGATCTGCGCGACCTCAGGCAACGGGTGCTGCGCGCGCTGCTTGGCGAAGCCTGGCACTACGACGTGCCGGCCGGCGCCATTGTCGCCGCCCACGAACTGACGCCGTCGGACTTGCTGCAACTGAGCGCGCAAGGTGTAGCGGGCTTGTGCATGGCTGAAGGTGGTGCGACTTCCCACGTGGCGATTCTGGCCCGAGGCAAAGGCCTGCCGTGCATGGTTGCACTGGGCTCGGCGCTGCTCGACCAAGCACAAGGCCAATCGGTGGTCCTCGACGCCGACGGCGGTCGCCTCGAACTGACGCCGAATGCCGAGCGTCTGGCCGAGGTCCAACAAGCGCAAATCGACCGACAGCAACGGCGCAATGCCCAGCAAGCCAAAGCCCATCTGCCCGCCGAAACCCGCAACGGCGTCGCTATCGAAGTGGTCGCCAACGTCGCCTCCAGCCATGAAGCGGCGGATGCATTTGCCAACGGCGCCGATGGCGTCGGCCTGCTGCGTACCGAGTTCCTGTTCGTCGACCGCCACACCGCACCGGATGTAGAAGAGCAACGCGCCGCCTATCAAGCCGTGATCGATGCCATGGGCGACAAGTCGGTAATCATCCGCACCATCGACGTCGGCGGCGACAAACAACTCGACTACCTGCCACTGCCGGTCGAAGCCAACCCGGTGCTCGGTCTGCGCGGTATTCGTCTGGCCCAGGCCCGCCCGGAAATCCTCGATCAGCAACTGCGCGCCCTGCTGCAAGTCAGCCCGTTGCAGCGCTGCCGGATCCTGTTGCCGATGGTGACCGAAGTCGACGAACTGCTGCACATCCGCCAGCGGGTCGATGCGCTGTGTCTGGAGCTGGGCATCAATCAACGTCCGGAAATCGGCGTGATGATCGAAGTTCCGGCCGCTGCGCTGCAGGCTGAACAACTGGCCGAGCACGCGGACTTCCTGTCCATCGGCACCAACGACCTGTCGCAATACACCCTGGCCATGGACCGCGACCACGCCGGCCTCGCCGCACGGGTCGATGCCTTGCACCCGGCGCTGCTGCGCCTGATCGCCATGACCTGCGACGGCGCGGCGCTGCATAAACGCTGGGTCGGCGTGTGCGGCGCCCTCGCCTCGGATCCGCTGGCGACGCCGGTGTTGATCGGCCTGGGCGTGACCGAACTGTCGGTGAGCCCGGTCCAGATCGGCGAAATCAAGGACCGCGTGCGCCAGCTGCACGAAGCCGAATGCCAACGCCTCGCCCGGGACTTGCTCAAGCTGAGCAGCGCCGCCGCGGTGCGGCATGCCTGTCATCAACACTGGCCTCTGCGCTAA
- the nagA gene encoding N-acetylglucosamine-6-phosphate deacetylase: MSEDNILTADGWVRGRLIHEHGRVVSIEGEPCDPATNDLPYLLPGFIDLHVHGGGGKDIMEGAGAFETITRTHVRFGTTSLLATTMTAPSVEIASVLKEVGEFCEQRPTGAARVLGVHLEGPYINPGKLGAQPNFAHTALMAEVEEYLALAPIRVITIAPEIAGHDGLIRELSSRGIRMQIGHTLGSYEEGVAALEAGATSFTHLYNAMSPLHHREPGIVGAALAHAKFAELIPDLLHVHPGAIRVALRSIPCLYCVTDSTAAAGMPDGEYKLGSHTVTKCLGGVRLPDGTLAGSTLTMDQALRNLVKIGLPIAEASQRLSQFPADYLGITERGRLQPGAWADCVRLDRSLTLTAVMVEGEDIDFKNA; this comes from the coding sequence ATGTCTGAAGACAACATCCTCACCGCTGACGGCTGGGTTCGCGGCCGGCTGATCCACGAACACGGCAGAGTCGTGTCGATCGAAGGCGAACCTTGCGATCCGGCGACCAATGACTTGCCGTATCTGCTGCCGGGTTTCATCGATCTGCACGTCCACGGCGGTGGCGGCAAGGACATCATGGAAGGTGCCGGCGCGTTCGAAACCATCACCAGGACCCACGTGCGCTTCGGTACCACCTCGCTGTTGGCCACTACCATGACCGCGCCGAGTGTCGAGATTGCCAGCGTGCTCAAGGAAGTCGGCGAATTCTGCGAGCAGCGTCCGACAGGTGCCGCACGGGTGCTCGGCGTTCACCTCGAAGGGCCGTACATCAATCCCGGCAAACTCGGCGCCCAACCGAACTTCGCCCACACCGCGTTGATGGCCGAAGTTGAAGAGTATCTGGCACTCGCGCCGATTCGGGTGATCACTATCGCCCCGGAAATCGCCGGCCATGACGGTTTGATTCGTGAGTTGAGCAGCCGTGGCATCCGCATGCAGATCGGCCACACCCTCGGCAGTTACGAGGAAGGCGTCGCCGCGCTCGAAGCCGGCGCCACCAGCTTCACGCATTTGTACAACGCCATGAGCCCGCTGCACCACCGCGAGCCGGGCATCGTCGGCGCGGCACTGGCCCACGCCAAATTCGCCGAACTGATTCCGGACTTGCTGCACGTACACCCCGGCGCGATCCGCGTCGCCCTGCGCTCGATTCCGTGCCTGTACTGCGTGACCGATTCGACCGCCGCCGCCGGCATGCCCGACGGCGAGTACAAGCTCGGCAGCCACACCGTCACCAAATGCCTGGGCGGCGTGCGCCTGCCCGACGGCACCTTGGCCGGCAGCACCCTGACCATGGATCAGGCCCTGCGCAATCTGGTGAAGATCGGTCTGCCGATCGCCGAGGCCTCGCAACGTCTTTCGCAATTCCCCGCCGACTACCTCGGCATTACCGAACGCGGACGCCTGCAACCCGGCGCCTGGGCCGACTGCGTGCGGCTGGATCGCTCACTCACACTGACCGCCGTCATGGTCGAAGGAGAAGACATTGACTTCAAAAATGCTTGA
- a CDS encoding GntR family transcriptional regulator, whose translation MNDLHALRPDDSQPTPLYLQLARNLEAAIHAGQWKAEQAMPSERNLSEMLGISRVTARKALEVLLDQGLIRRLQGSGTFITPRLEQPLSRLSGFSEMLRLKGFVPSSQWLEREITLPTHEELIRLGLSPNDKVARMKRLRKADDTVMAIEMSTLPASIMPKPQVVGDSLYEHLDSIGKPIVRALQHIQAINASDEFAALVGIAPGTAMLLMTRVGYLEDNTPIEVTDTYCRNDYYDFVAELRR comes from the coding sequence ATGAACGACCTCCACGCCCTACGCCCAGACGACTCCCAGCCGACGCCGCTGTACCTGCAACTGGCGCGCAACCTGGAAGCGGCGATCCATGCAGGCCAGTGGAAAGCCGAACAGGCAATGCCCTCGGAGCGCAATCTGAGCGAGATGCTGGGGATTTCCCGGGTCACCGCCCGCAAGGCGCTGGAAGTCCTGCTCGATCAGGGTTTGATCCGACGCCTGCAAGGCTCCGGCACCTTCATCACCCCGCGCCTTGAACAACCGCTGTCGCGCCTGTCGGGCTTCAGCGAGATGCTGCGTCTCAAGGGCTTCGTACCCAGCTCGCAATGGCTCGAGCGGGAAATCACCCTGCCCACCCACGAAGAACTGATCCGCCTCGGTCTGTCGCCGAACGACAAGGTCGCGCGCATGAAACGCCTGCGCAAAGCCGACGACACGGTGATGGCCATCGAGATGAGCACCCTGCCCGCCTCGATCATGCCCAAGCCACAGGTGGTGGGCGATTCCCTCTACGAACACCTCGACAGCATCGGCAAACCGATCGTGCGCGCGTTGCAGCACATCCAGGCGATCAACGCCTCGGACGAGTTCGCCGCACTCGTCGGCATCGCCCCCGGCACCGCGATGCTGCTGATGACCCGGGTCGGCTACCTGGAAGACAACACGCCGATCGAAGTCACCGACACCTATTGCCGCAACGACTACTACGACTTTGTTGCAGAGCTTCGCCGCTGA
- a CDS encoding L,D-transpeptidase family protein, with translation MRWLLALFCLSFVTVSQASFVTTVTPSNTPLIEKVLVLKSAHQLQLIADGKPLKSYRISLGKGAKKGPKLIEGDKRTPEGFYWIDWRKTSDKFNLSMHISYPNISDSARARREGVEPGGMIMIHGTPDSEDNPEQLFHTLDWTDGCIAMRNVDMREVWNLVPDGTMIEIRP, from the coding sequence ATGCGCTGGTTGCTTGCCCTGTTCTGCCTGTCGTTCGTCACCGTCTCTCAAGCGTCATTCGTGACCACCGTGACGCCTTCAAACACCCCGCTCATCGAAAAAGTACTGGTGCTCAAATCGGCCCATCAACTGCAGTTGATCGCCGACGGCAAGCCACTCAAGAGCTATCGCATTTCCCTGGGCAAAGGCGCGAAAAAGGGTCCGAAGCTGATTGAGGGCGACAAACGCACGCCGGAAGGTTTCTATTGGATCGACTGGCGCAAGACCAGCGACAAATTCAACCTGTCGATGCACATCTCCTACCCGAACATCAGCGACTCCGCCCGCGCCCGCCGCGAAGGCGTCGAGCCTGGCGGGATGATCATGATCCACGGTACGCCGGACTCCGAGGACAACCCCGAGCAACTGTTCCACACCCTGGACTGGACCGACGGCTGCATCGCCATGCGCAACGTCGACATGCGCGAAGTCTGGAACCTGGTGCCGGACGGCACGATGATCGAAATCCGCCCTTGA
- a CDS encoding NUDIX hydrolase, with translation MKFCSQCGNPVTQRIPEGDSRLRFVCGSCQTIHYQNPNIVAGCVPTWGSKVLLCRRAIEPRLGYWTLPAGFMENGETIEQAAIRETAEEACARVRNLSIYTLIDVPHISQVHVFFRAELADLDFAAGPESLEVQLFDEEDIPWDELAFRTVGRTLECFFADRRVEVYPVRSESIPPLAQPATT, from the coding sequence ATGAAATTTTGCAGCCAGTGCGGCAACCCGGTGACCCAGCGCATTCCCGAAGGCGACTCGCGGCTGCGATTTGTCTGCGGCAGCTGTCAGACGATTCACTACCAGAACCCCAATATCGTGGCCGGTTGCGTGCCGACCTGGGGCAGCAAAGTCCTGCTGTGTCGCCGCGCCATCGAGCCACGCCTCGGTTACTGGACGCTGCCCGCCGGGTTCATGGAGAACGGCGAAACCATCGAGCAGGCCGCCATCCGCGAAACCGCCGAGGAAGCCTGCGCCCGGGTACGCAACCTGAGCATCTATACCCTGATCGACGTGCCGCACATCAGTCAGGTGCATGTGTTTTTCCGCGCCGAGCTGGCGGATCTGGACTTCGCCGCCGGCCCTGAAAGCCTGGAAGTGCAACTGTTCGACGAGGAAGACATTCCCTGGGACGAGCTGGCTTTTCGCACGGTGGGCCGTACCCTGGAATGCTTCTTCGCCGACCGGCGCGTCGAGGTCTATCCGGTTCGTTCCGAATCGATCCCGCCGCTCGCGCAACCGGCCACCACTTGA
- a CDS encoding CoA pyrophosphatase: protein MLDELLHRVSNHTPRTLETDTRFPEAAVLVPITRSDEPELVLTLRASGLSTHGGEVAFPGGRRDPEDPDLTFTALREAEEEIGLPPGLVEVIGPLSPLISLHGIKVTPYVGVIPDFVEYQANDAEIAAVFSVPLEFFRKDPREHTHRIDYQGRSWYVPSYRFGEYKIWGLTAIMIVELINLLYDARISLHEPPKSFINT, encoded by the coding sequence ATGCTGGACGAGCTACTGCACCGGGTAAGCAATCACACGCCGCGCACGCTGGAGACCGACACGCGTTTCCCCGAGGCCGCTGTCCTGGTGCCGATTACTCGCAGTGACGAACCCGAACTTGTCCTCACCCTGCGCGCCAGCGGGCTCTCGACCCACGGCGGCGAAGTCGCCTTCCCCGGTGGGCGACGGGATCCGGAAGACCCGGACCTGACGTTCACCGCCCTGCGCGAAGCCGAAGAAGAAATCGGCCTGCCACCGGGGCTGGTCGAAGTGATCGGTCCGCTCAGCCCGCTGATTTCCCTGCATGGCATCAAGGTCACGCCGTATGTCGGGGTGATTCCCGACTTTGTCGAATACCAGGCCAATGATGCCGAGATCGCTGCGGTGTTCAGTGTGCCGCTGGAGTTCTTCCGCAAGGATCCGCGCGAACATACCCACCGCATCGACTATCAGGGTCGCAGTTGGTACGTGCCGAGCTATCGTTTCGGCGAATACAAGATCTGGGGGCTGACGGCGATCATGATCGTCGAGTTGATCAACCTGCTCTATGACGCCAGAATCAGCCTGCATGAGCCGCCAAAAAGCTTTATCAATACCTGA
- a CDS encoding gamma carbonic anhydrase family protein yields the protein MKYRLGDARVETHPQSWVAPNAVLVGKVRLEEGANVWFNAVLRGDNELILIGKNSNVQDGTVMHTDMGYPLTIGTGVTIGHNAMLHGCTVGDYSLIGINAVILNGAKIGKNCIIGANALIGEGKEIPDGSLVMGSPGKVVRELTEPQKKMLEASAAHYVHNSQRYARDLVEQEE from the coding sequence ATGAAATACCGCCTGGGCGACGCCCGTGTCGAAACCCATCCGCAGAGCTGGGTCGCCCCCAATGCCGTGCTGGTGGGCAAGGTCAGACTGGAAGAAGGCGCCAACGTCTGGTTCAACGCCGTGTTGCGCGGCGACAACGAACTGATCCTGATCGGCAAGAACAGCAACGTGCAGGACGGCACGGTGATGCACACCGACATGGGCTATCCGCTGACCATCGGCACCGGCGTGACCATCGGCCACAATGCCATGCTTCACGGTTGCACGGTCGGCGACTACAGCCTGATCGGCATCAACGCGGTCATCCTCAACGGCGCGAAAATCGGCAAGAACTGCATCATCGGCGCCAACGCGCTGATCGGCGAAGGCAAGGAAATCCCTGACGGTTCACTGGTGATGGGCTCGCCAGGCAAAGTGGTGCGCGAACTCACCGAGCCGCAGAAGAAGATGCTCGAGGCCAGCGCCGCGCACTATGTGCATAACTCACAGCGCTATGCGCGCGATCTGGTCGAGCAGGAAGAATGA
- a CDS encoding DUF1289 domain-containing protein yields MTTPERPVASPCVSICALDEDDICTGCQRTVEEITRWSRMTNDERRAVLGLCHERAKASGLVWMIGKTPGQ; encoded by the coding sequence ATGACAACTCCGGAAAGACCCGTCGCCTCGCCGTGCGTGAGCATTTGCGCGCTGGACGAAGACGACATTTGCACCGGTTGCCAGCGCACGGTCGAGGAGATCACCCGCTGGAGCCGGATGACCAACGACGAGCGGCGGGCGGTGCTGGGGTTGTGTCATGAGCGGGCGAAGGCGAGCGGGCTGGTCTGGATGATCGGCAAAACGCCAGGGCAATAA
- a CDS encoding preQ0 transporter — protein MIFLIAYISSVVLINFAFSTAPHLDIIWSAWGGLVFVLRDMVQIRFGHGAILAMLAALVLSYVTSDPSIALASATAFAVSECIDWLVFTVTRRPLRDRLWISSALSIPLDTFIFFGMIDLLTPPVLITALASKFAGVTAVWLIMAWRERKQAVAG, from the coding sequence ATGATTTTCCTCATCGCCTACATCAGCAGCGTCGTGCTGATCAACTTTGCCTTCTCCACCGCACCGCACCTGGACATCATCTGGTCGGCCTGGGGCGGGCTGGTTTTCGTCTTGCGCGACATGGTGCAGATCCGTTTTGGCCACGGTGCGATCCTGGCGATGCTGGCGGCGCTGGTGCTGTCCTATGTCACGTCCGATCCGTCGATCGCGTTGGCCAGTGCCACGGCATTCGCGGTCTCGGAGTGCATCGACTGGCTGGTATTCACCGTCACCAGGCGCCCGCTGCGTGACCGGTTGTGGATCAGCTCGGCGCTGAGCATTCCCCTCGACACCTTCATCTTCTTCGGCATGATCGACCTGCTGACACCGCCAGTGCTCATCACTGCATTGGCCTCGAAGTTCGCCGGTGTCACCGCCGTCTGGCTGATCATGGCCTGGCGTGAACGCAAACAGGCTGTCGCCGGCTGA
- the purT gene encoding formate-dependent phosphoribosylglycinamide formyltransferase: MTRIGTPLSPTATRVLLCGCGELGKEVVIELQRLGVEVIAVDRYANAPAMQVAHRSHVINMLDGAALRAVIEAEKPHFIVPEIEAIATATLVELEAEGFTVIPTARAAQLTMNREGIRRLAAEELDLPTSPYHFADTFEDYSKAVQDLGFPCVVKPVMSSSGKGQSLLRSADDVQKAWDYAQEGGRAGKGRVIIEGFIDFDYEITLLTVRHVGGTTFCAPVGHRQEKGDYQESWQPQAMSPIALAESERVAKAVTEALGGRGLFGVELFIKGDQVWFSEVSPRPHDTGLVTLISQDLSQFALHARAILGLPVPLIRQFGPSASAVILVEGQSTQTAFANLGAALSEPDTALRLFGKPEVNGQRRMGVALARDESIEAARAKATRASQAVVVEL; this comes from the coding sequence ATGACCCGTATCGGAACTCCATTGTCGCCGACCGCGACCCGCGTATTGCTGTGTGGCTGTGGTGAGTTGGGCAAGGAAGTGGTGATCGAGCTGCAACGCCTGGGCGTTGAAGTGATTGCCGTCGACCGCTACGCCAATGCGCCGGCCATGCAGGTTGCCCATCGCAGCCACGTGATCAACATGCTCGACGGTGCCGCCCTGCGTGCAGTGATCGAAGCCGAGAAGCCGCACTTCATCGTGCCGGAAATCGAAGCCATCGCCACCGCTACCCTGGTCGAACTGGAAGCCGAAGGCTTCACCGTGATCCCGACCGCTCGCGCCGCGCAACTGACCATGAACCGCGAAGGCATTCGTCGCTTGGCCGCCGAAGAGCTGGACCTGCCGACTTCGCCATACCACTTCGCCGACACCTTCGAGGACTACAGCAAAGCCGTTCAGGACCTGGGTTTCCCGTGCGTCGTCAAACCGGTGATGAGTTCGTCGGGCAAGGGCCAGAGCCTGCTGCGCAGCGCCGATGACGTGCAGAAGGCCTGGGATTACGCACAAGAGGGCGGTCGCGCCGGTAAAGGTCGCGTGATCATCGAAGGCTTCATCGATTTCGACTACGAAATCACTCTGCTGACCGTGCGTCATGTCGGTGGCACTACGTTCTGTGCGCCGGTCGGCCACCGTCAGGAGAAGGGCGACTATCAGGAATCCTGGCAGCCACAGGCCATGAGCCCAATCGCACTGGCTGAATCCGAGCGCGTTGCCAAAGCCGTGACCGAAGCGTTGGGCGGTCGTGGCCTGTTCGGCGTCGAATTGTTCATCAAGGGCGATCAAGTGTGGTTCAGCGAAGTGTCGCCGCGTCCACACGACACCGGTCTGGTGACCCTGATTTCCCAGGACCTGTCGCAGTTCGCCCTGCACGCCCGGGCGATCCTCGGTCTGCCGGTACCGCTGATCCGTCAGTTCGGCCCATCGGCTTCGGCAGTGATTCTGGTGGAAGGTCAGTCGACCCAGACCGCATTCGCCAACCTCGGCGCGGCACTGAGTGAACCGGATACCGCGCTGCGTCTGTTCGGCAAGCCTGAAGTCAACGGCCAGCGCCGCATGGGTGTTGCACTGGCCCGTGACGAGTCGATTGAAGCCGCTCGTGCCAAGGCGACCCGTGCTTCCCAGGCTGTTGTTGTAGAGCTGTAA
- a CDS encoding MFS transporter: MTTSTAYSDTAPTQPANSATRVATASFIGTAIEFYDFYVYATAAALVIGPVFFPQTSGTAQMLSAFLTFGIAFLARPLGSALFGHFGDRIGRKSTLVASLLLMGVCTTLIGVLPGYESIGAWAPILLCVLRFGQGLGLGGEWGGAALLATENAPKGKRAWFGMFPQLGPSIGFLAANGLFLTLAMTLNDEQFRSWGWRIPFLLSAVLVMVGLYVRLKLHETPVFANAIARQERVKVPLVELFSQYWAPTLLGAAAMVVCYALFYISTVFSLSYGVSTLGYSRETFLGLLCFAVLFMAAATPLSAWASDRYGRKPVLIIGGVLAILSGFLMEPLLTQGSTWGVALFLCIELFLMGVTFAPMGALLPELFPTHVRYTGASAAYNLGGIVGASAAPFFAQKLVAMGGLSYVGGYVSGAAVLSLIAVLCLKETRNNDLNQVA; encoded by the coding sequence ATGACGACCAGTACTGCTTACAGCGACACCGCGCCGACCCAACCGGCCAACTCCGCCACCCGCGTGGCCACCGCGAGCTTCATCGGCACGGCCATCGAGTTCTACGATTTCTACGTCTACGCCACCGCCGCTGCGCTGGTGATCGGGCCGGTATTTTTCCCTCAGACTTCCGGCACGGCGCAGATGCTCTCGGCATTCCTGACCTTCGGCATCGCCTTCCTCGCGCGACCTTTGGGCTCGGCGCTGTTCGGCCATTTCGGTGACCGGATCGGGCGCAAATCGACCTTGGTCGCTTCGCTGCTGCTGATGGGCGTCTGCACCACGCTGATCGGCGTTCTGCCGGGCTACGAGAGCATCGGGGCCTGGGCGCCGATCCTGCTTTGTGTGCTGCGCTTCGGCCAAGGCCTGGGATTGGGTGGTGAATGGGGCGGCGCGGCGCTGCTGGCGACCGAGAATGCCCCGAAAGGCAAGCGGGCGTGGTTCGGCATGTTCCCGCAACTCGGGCCTTCGATTGGCTTTCTGGCCGCCAACGGCCTGTTCCTGACGCTGGCCATGACGCTCAATGACGAACAGTTTCGCAGCTGGGGCTGGCGGATTCCGTTTCTGCTGAGCGCCGTGCTGGTAATGGTCGGGCTGTACGTGCGCCTCAAACTCCACGAAACCCCGGTGTTCGCCAACGCCATCGCCCGTCAGGAGCGAGTGAAAGTGCCGCTGGTCGAGCTGTTCAGCCAGTACTGGGCACCCACCCTGCTGGGCGCCGCCGCCATGGTGGTGTGTTACGCACTGTTCTACATCTCGACGGTGTTTTCCCTGAGTTACGGCGTCTCCACCTTGGGTTACAGCCGCGAGACCTTCCTCGGACTGCTGTGCTTCGCGGTGCTGTTCATGGCGGCCGCGACGCCGTTGTCGGCGTGGGCCAGTGACCGCTACGGGCGCAAGCCGGTGCTGATCATCGGTGGTGTGCTGGCGATTCTTTCCGGTTTTCTGATGGAGCCGTTGCTGACTCAGGGCTCGACCTGGGGCGTGGCGCTGTTCCTGTGCATCGAGCTGTTCCTGATGGGCGTGACATTCGCCCCGATGGGCGCGCTGCTGCCGGAGCTGTTTCCGACGCACGTGCGGTATACCGGCGCATCGGCGGCCTACAACCTCGGCGGTATCGTCGGAGCCTCGGCGGCGCCGTTCTTCGCGCAGAAACTGGTGGCGATGGGTGGTTTGAGTTACGTCGGCGGGTATGTATCGGGGGCGGCGGTGCTCAGCCTGATCGCTGTGCTGTGCCTGAAGGAAACGCGCAATAACGATTTGAATCAGGTTGCCTGA